The Amycolatopsis sp. 195334CR genome includes a window with the following:
- a CDS encoding cytochrome P450 — MLSLPELVVALRVRVFEAVNGDQVITLPDQDSRFMEVYAHPAANGRSRGAELSDLFWYWLSPGPEVHQEHLEDGPRYDEVARTTLRILAGSSEKHAEAAARCTAAVLDALVPGRARLVRLRDLMMPVWAEFCYELVFREPCPPEARKLIVGHADDVVTALKCTGLRHPRRRARLTRYLARRLPDIPHVLPDSLSDQEKVHYLQGTFFNTAVVQLSEAMAHLLLVLAQHPDVQRRLAEDPGDERYFAQVLDETLRLFPLFGIAHRIATADIETPGGTLPEGSVLCFSYPGYHATGYTDPEVFDPSRWERLSARDAHHIPFGVAANRPCPAWRLSPLVMRAATIEVLRRFRLHSTVSHTRPLPHRAPCLLDRRAFPLPASRVRAIGAFLRVRDRVENLTRSVAQLVFGTWMVLDARHRRLAGRYFDTHDTQGCPIGPRNH, encoded by the coding sequence GTGCTGAGCCTGCCCGAGTTGGTGGTCGCCCTGCGGGTCCGGGTGTTCGAGGCGGTCAACGGCGACCAGGTGATCACCCTGCCGGACCAGGACAGCCGGTTCATGGAGGTCTACGCGCACCCGGCGGCGAACGGCCGCAGCCGCGGCGCCGAGCTCTCGGACCTGTTCTGGTACTGGCTCTCCCCCGGTCCCGAGGTCCACCAGGAACACCTCGAGGACGGTCCGCGCTACGACGAGGTCGCGCGGACCACGCTGCGCATCCTCGCCGGGTCGAGCGAGAAGCACGCCGAAGCGGCGGCCCGGTGCACCGCGGCGGTGCTCGACGCCCTGGTACCCGGCCGCGCCCGGCTGGTCCGGCTGCGCGACCTGATGATGCCGGTGTGGGCGGAGTTCTGCTACGAACTGGTGTTCCGCGAACCCTGCCCGCCCGAGGCGCGGAAGCTGATCGTCGGGCACGCCGACGACGTGGTGACCGCGCTCAAGTGCACCGGACTGCGGCACCCGCGCCGCCGCGCGCGGCTGACCCGCTACCTCGCGCGCCGTCTGCCGGACATACCGCACGTGCTGCCGGATTCGTTGTCCGACCAGGAAAAAGTCCACTACCTCCAGGGCACCTTCTTCAACACCGCTGTGGTGCAGCTGTCCGAGGCGATGGCGCACCTGCTGCTGGTGCTCGCCCAGCACCCGGATGTCCAGCGGCGACTGGCCGAGGATCCCGGCGACGAACGCTACTTCGCGCAGGTGCTCGACGAGACCCTGCGGCTGTTCCCCCTGTTCGGCATCGCGCACCGGATCGCCACCGCCGACATCGAGACCCCGGGCGGCACCCTGCCCGAGGGTTCGGTGCTGTGCTTCTCCTATCCCGGCTACCACGCGACGGGGTACACCGACCCCGAGGTGTTCGACCCGTCGCGATGGGAGCGGCTGTCCGCCCGCGACGCCCACCACATCCCGTTCGGCGTGGCGGCCAACCGGCCGTGCCCGGCGTGGCGGTTGTCGCCGCTGGTGATGCGGGCGGCGACGATCGAGGTCCTGCGGCGGTTCCGGTTGCACTCCACCGTTTCGCACACGCGCCCGCTGCCGCACCGGGCGCCCTGCCTGCTCGACCGCCGCGCGTTCCCCCTGCCCGCGTCCCGGGTCCGGGCGATCGGCGCCTTCCTGCGGGTCCGCGACCGCGTGGAGAACCTGACCCGCAGCGTGGCGCAGCTGGTGTTCGGCACCTGGATGGTGCTCGACGCCCGGCACCGCAGGCTGGCCGGCCGCTACTTCGACACGCACGACACCCAGGGCTGCCCGATCGGCCCCCGCAACCACTGA
- a CDS encoding alpha-hydroxy acid oxidase, translating into MTAVSLAGLHDRARERLDPVHYDYFAGGAGEEIALADNERAFGRYALLPRVLRGQPPRDISVDLPGARASMPILVSPTAFHRLAHPDGELATARAAAAAGTVLISGMAATVAIGEVADAAREVDPDAALWFQLYLQPDAKITECLVRRAEDAGCSALVVTVDSPVFGRHGRDQRNGFHDLPAGLAAENMRDLPGSPGVRDIEWCQEASWRYVEALRRMTGLPLLLKGVLHPEDARIAVDGGISGLLVSNHGGRQLDLAPAALDALPMISEAVGGRIPVLVDGGVRRGGDVAIAVALGATAVGVGRPVLWGLAADGEAGVRQVLDLLRDEFEHTLALCGGVLAGDQVVSRC; encoded by the coding sequence GTGACGGCGGTGAGCCTGGCCGGACTGCACGACCGGGCCAGGGAACGGCTCGACCCGGTGCACTACGACTACTTCGCCGGTGGTGCCGGGGAGGAAATCGCGCTGGCGGACAACGAACGCGCGTTCGGCCGGTACGCGCTGCTCCCCCGTGTCCTGCGTGGACAGCCGCCGAGGGACATTTCCGTCGACCTTCCCGGCGCTCGCGCCTCGATGCCGATCCTGGTCTCGCCCACCGCCTTCCACCGGCTCGCGCACCCCGACGGCGAGCTGGCCACCGCCAGGGCGGCCGCGGCGGCGGGCACCGTGCTGATCTCGGGAATGGCCGCCACGGTGGCGATCGGCGAGGTGGCCGACGCGGCCCGCGAGGTCGACCCGGACGCCGCCTTGTGGTTCCAGCTCTACCTCCAGCCCGACGCCAAGATCACCGAGTGCCTGGTGCGGCGGGCCGAGGACGCGGGCTGCTCGGCGCTGGTGGTCACGGTGGACTCACCGGTGTTCGGGCGCCACGGCCGCGACCAGCGCAACGGCTTCCACGACCTGCCCGCCGGGCTCGCCGCGGAGAACATGCGCGACCTGCCCGGCTCCCCCGGCGTCCGTGACATCGAGTGGTGCCAGGAAGCCTCGTGGCGGTACGTCGAGGCGCTGCGGCGGATGACCGGTTTGCCGTTGCTGCTCAAGGGAGTCCTGCACCCCGAGGACGCGCGGATCGCGGTGGACGGCGGGATCTCCGGCCTCCTGGTCTCCAACCACGGCGGCCGCCAGCTCGACCTGGCCCCGGCCGCGCTCGACGCGCTCCCCATGATCTCCGAGGCGGTCGGCGGCCGGATCCCGGTGCTCGTCGACGGCGGGGTCCGGCGGGGCGGCGATGTGGCGATCGCGGTGGCGCTGGGCGCGACGGCGGTCGGCGTGGGCAGGCCCGTCCTGTGGGGACTGGCCGCGGACGGTGAGGCGGGCGTGCGGCAGGTGCTGGACCTGCTCCGCGACGAGTTCGAGCACACGCTGGCGCTGTGCGGCGGCGTGCTCGCCGGTGACCAGGTGGTGAGCCGGTGCTGA
- a CDS encoding NAD(P)-binding domain-containing protein — MPEDDSVLSVDYLVLGAGPAGLQAGYYLKRAGRSHLIVEAGAAPGTFFTRFPRHRKLISINKVHTGWSDPELRLRNDWNSLLSAENTPLFTTYTPRYFPAAEDMVRYLRDFAAHHRLNVRYDTRITRIGRPGDFEAVDQNGNVFTAKRLIVATGVSKPYIPDIDGIELAEPYTEVSVDPAEFIDKRVLIIGRGNSAFETADNLVETAAVIHVAGPGSLRLAWQTHFVGHLRAVNNNFLDTYQLKSQNALLDGQVLGIRRDGDGYLVRVSFARVAEVVKEIRYDRVIAATGFRFDASIFAPECRPELMIKDRFPAQTAAWESVNVPGLHFAGTITQSRDFKRSTSGFIHGFRYGVRALHRILERRHHDVPWPSRELAPDGVTDAVIERVNRTSALWQVFGYLGDAVLFGEAPPRYVEEVPVDHLHEAVAAGDFGEVESYLTITLEYGEDHDLVNPFDISAGRTSQEDTSGLDGRYLHPVVRLFRAGDLVAEHHITENLENEWDSEQVHRAPLREFLRTQADRPRVGL, encoded by the coding sequence TTGCCCGAGGACGATTCCGTGCTTTCCGTCGATTACCTGGTGCTCGGTGCCGGACCGGCCGGGCTCCAGGCCGGTTACTACCTGAAGCGAGCCGGGCGAAGCCATCTGATCGTCGAAGCGGGCGCGGCACCCGGCACCTTTTTCACCCGGTTCCCCCGGCACCGGAAACTGATCTCGATCAACAAGGTGCACACCGGCTGGAGCGACCCCGAGCTGCGGCTGCGCAACGACTGGAACTCCCTGCTCTCGGCCGAAAACACTCCGCTGTTCACCACCTACACCCCGCGATACTTCCCGGCCGCCGAGGACATGGTGCGCTACCTCCGCGACTTCGCCGCGCACCACCGGCTGAACGTCCGCTATGACACCCGGATCACCCGGATCGGCCGTCCGGGCGATTTCGAGGCGGTCGACCAGAACGGGAATGTGTTCACCGCGAAGCGGCTGATCGTGGCCACCGGGGTGAGCAAACCGTATATTCCGGACATCGACGGTATCGAACTCGCCGAACCCTATACCGAGGTGTCGGTGGATCCGGCGGAGTTCATCGACAAGAGAGTACTCATCATCGGCCGGGGGAACTCCGCTTTCGAAACCGCGGACAACCTGGTCGAAACGGCCGCGGTCATTCACGTGGCCGGTCCCGGTTCATTGCGGCTGGCCTGGCAAACGCACTTCGTCGGGCATTTGCGCGCGGTGAACAACAACTTCCTCGACACCTACCAGCTGAAGTCGCAGAACGCGCTGCTGGACGGCCAGGTGCTCGGCATCCGCCGCGACGGCGACGGCTATCTGGTCCGGGTCAGCTTCGCCCGGGTGGCCGAGGTGGTCAAGGAGATCCGCTACGACCGGGTGATCGCGGCGACCGGGTTCCGCTTCGACGCCTCGATCTTCGCCCCGGAGTGCCGCCCGGAACTGATGATCAAGGACCGCTTCCCGGCGCAGACGGCGGCGTGGGAGTCGGTGAACGTGCCGGGGCTGCACTTCGCGGGCACCATCACGCAGTCACGCGACTTCAAGCGGTCCACCAGCGGGTTCATCCACGGCTTCCGGTACGGGGTGCGGGCGCTGCACCGGATACTGGAGCGGCGGCACCACGACGTGCCGTGGCCCAGCCGGGAACTGGCGCCCGACGGCGTGACCGACGCGGTGATCGAGCGGGTCAACCGGACTTCCGCGCTGTGGCAGGTCTTCGGCTACCTCGGGGACGCCGTCCTCTTCGGAGAAGCGCCGCCGCGCTACGTCGAGGAGGTGCCCGTCGACCACCTCCACGAAGCCGTGGCCGCCGGGGACTTCGGCGAAGTCGAGTCGTACCTGACGATCACGCTGGAATACGGCGAGGACCACGATCTGGTCAACCCGTTCGACATCTCGGCCGGGCGAACGTCCCAAGAGGACACGAGCGGGCTCGACGGGCGTTACCTGCACCCGGTGGTGCGCCTGTTCCGCGCGGGCGATCTGGTCGCCGAGCACCACATCACCGAGAACCTGGAGAACGAGTGGGACAGCGAGCAGGTGCACCGGGCACCGCTGCGTGAGTTCCTGCGGACCCAGGCCGATCGCCCGCGGGTGGGCCTGTGA
- a CDS encoding cation:proton antiporter yields the protein MSNTLLAPAFFLAVVVILLVCRLVGWALRALGQPPVVGEMVAGVVLGPSVLGLLAPGVEAALFPEELRPVLYVVGQIGLVVFMFQTGYEFRADRVRQVARPAALISTAGVVVPLLLGAALTWFAHGRVDLFPDGVSLVVSMLFVGVTLAITAFPMLARIITERGLTETRFGAVALACGALDDAVAWVLLAGVLSIAAGSAGPVALTAGGTALLVLMLVVAVRSSDRARSLAARLPAEHLMLVLVIVLFLAAWYTDVIGLYAVFGAFSLGVVFPRSDQVDRVVARIAPVGAVFLPLFFTYSGLNTDFGLLVDPALLLFAVAAVATAIAGKLGACWAAARIAGEPQGVALRVGTLMNARGLMQLIAINVGLAAGIVTPALFSVLVLVAIVTTMMATPVLALWDRLDRRVATRAKAKAHA from the coding sequence ATGTCCAACACGCTGCTGGCCCCTGCCTTCTTCCTGGCGGTGGTGGTCATCCTGCTGGTCTGCCGGCTGGTCGGCTGGGCGCTGCGGGCGCTCGGCCAGCCACCGGTGGTCGGCGAGATGGTGGCCGGGGTGGTGCTCGGGCCGTCGGTGCTCGGGCTGCTCGCGCCCGGGGTGGAGGCCGCGTTGTTCCCCGAGGAGCTGCGGCCCGTGCTCTACGTGGTCGGCCAGATCGGCCTGGTGGTGTTCATGTTCCAGACCGGCTACGAGTTCCGCGCCGACCGCGTCCGGCAGGTGGCGCGGCCCGCCGCGCTGATCTCCACCGCCGGTGTGGTGGTGCCGCTGCTGCTGGGCGCGGCGCTGACCTGGTTCGCGCACGGGCGGGTCGACCTCTTCCCGGACGGCGTCTCGCTCGTGGTGTCCATGCTCTTCGTCGGCGTGACGCTGGCGATCACCGCCTTCCCGATGCTGGCGCGGATCATCACCGAACGCGGGCTGACCGAAACCCGCTTCGGCGCGGTCGCGCTGGCCTGCGGCGCGCTCGACGACGCGGTGGCCTGGGTGCTGCTGGCCGGGGTGCTCAGCATCGCCGCCGGGAGCGCCGGGCCGGTCGCGCTGACCGCGGGCGGTACCGCGCTCCTGGTCCTGATGCTGGTGGTCGCCGTGCGGTCGAGCGACCGGGCGCGCTCGCTGGCCGCCCGCCTGCCCGCCGAGCACCTCATGCTGGTGCTGGTGATCGTGTTGTTCCTCGCCGCCTGGTACACCGACGTGATCGGGCTCTACGCGGTGTTCGGCGCGTTCAGCCTCGGCGTGGTGTTCCCGCGCTCGGACCAGGTCGACCGGGTGGTGGCCAGGATCGCCCCGGTCGGCGCGGTGTTCCTGCCGCTGTTCTTCACCTACTCGGGCCTCAACACCGACTTCGGCCTGCTGGTCGACCCCGCGCTGCTGCTGTTCGCCGTCGCCGCGGTGGCCACCGCGATCGCCGGCAAGCTGGGTGCCTGCTGGGCCGCGGCCAGGATCGCCGGGGAACCCCAGGGCGTGGCGCTGCGCGTCGGCACGCTGATGAACGCGCGCGGGCTGATGCAGCTGATCGCGATCAACGTCGGGCTGGCCGCCGGGATCGTCACCCCGGCGCTGTTCAGCGTGCTGGTGCTGGTCGCGATCGTGACCACGATGATGGCCACGCCGGTGCTGGCCCTGTGGGACCGGCTGGACCGGCGGGTGGCCACCAGGGCGAAGGCGAAGGCTCACGCATGA